One Luteolibacter flavescens genomic region harbors:
- a CDS encoding IS5 family transposase (programmed frameshift), whose product MAKRYELSEQQWDQIRELLPGKSSDPGRTAMDNRNFVNGVLWILRSGARWSDLPERYGKWKTVHKRFTRWAKAEVWEKVFASLITDRDNPYLMLDSTIVKAHQQAVTGKGGAGDQAVGRSRGGLTTKIHLVADSAGRPLRFLLTPGQAADISSAPELLAGMKAKAVIADKGYDSRALRDLVRAKRMRVVIPSKINRKRAIRYDKEIYKQRNLVERCFNKLKHFRRIATRFDRLDCHFMGALHLAAAMIWLK is encoded by the exons ATGGCGAAGCGCTATGAACTCAGTGAACAGCAATGGGATCAAATCCGGGAGTTGTTGCCCGGCAAGTCGAGCGATCCGGGAAGGACAGCGATGGACAACCGCAACTTCGTCAATGGAGTGCTGTGGATCCTTCGCAGCGGTGCGCGCTGGAGCGATCTACCCGAACGTTATGGCAAATGGAAGACGGTTCACAAACGCTTCACCCGCTGGGCCAAGGCGGAGGTCTGGGAGAAAGTCTTCGCATCGCTCATCACAGACCGGGACAATCCCTATCTAATGCTCGATTCCACCATTGTGAAAGCCCACCAGCAGGCGGTCACAGGAAAAGGGGGGGCTG GCGACCAGGCTGTGGGGCGTTCCAGAGGAGGACTGACCACCAAAATCCATTTGGTGGCGGACAGTGCCGGCCGTCCTTTGAGGTTCCTTCTCACTCCTGGGCAGGCGGCCGATATCAGCAGCGCACCCGAACTGCTTGCAGGCATGAAAGCCAAGGCGGTCATCGCGGACAAAGGCTATGACAGCCGGGCGTTGCGTGATCTGGTGCGCGCCAAACGGATGCGTGTGGTGATCCCTTCAAAGATCAACCGCAAGCGCGCCATCCGCTACGACAAAGAGATCTACAAGCAGCGGAATCTGGTGGAGAGATGCTTCAACAAGCTCAAACACTTCAGGCGCATCGCCACACGGTTCGACCGTCTTGATTGTCATTTCATGGGCGCACTTCACCTCGCAGCAGCCATGATCTGGTTGAAATGA